From a single Eleginops maclovinus isolate JMC-PN-2008 ecotype Puerto Natales chromosome 18, JC_Emac_rtc_rv5, whole genome shotgun sequence genomic region:
- the p4ha3 gene encoding prolyl 4-hydroxylase subunit alpha-3 → MKYPTRICFCWSILTVALIPVSLGEMYTSLLNVKQAITVERKLIDYLKTYIDHELERLEDVKRFYAKVSDLHTELYKGPATAMANPLVAFTLIKRLHSEWLNVVYSNEAQENTQALRSSYGEEEADLPKLEDLQGAAKGLMRLQDVYVLQVASLVRGHFQRVTEGQPIDIYRPKVSVPLSGDDCFMVGKVAYEQQDYYHSVQWLEESVRLFRGTGGEWLPENAGTLEDALDHLAFSHFKTGNISYALSLSQELLHHDPMNGRVLQNVEKYEKLLVRSPTLSTTDHGLKRPTSDSLRTRDTYETLCQTQGSQQQMHFKNPRLFCDFFTNGNPGLLLLPVRREVLSLQPYVVLYHNFITDTEAEDIKTTAQPGLRRSVVAAGEKQATAEYRISKSAWLKSSAHSTVGKLDQKISLLTGLNVKHPYGEYLQVVNYGIGGHYEPHFDHATSPSSPVFKLKTGNRLATFMIYLSSVEAGGSTAFIYANFSVPVVEKAAIFWWNLHRNGQGNEDTLHAGCPVLIGDKWVANKWIHEHGQEFHHRCSLNPEE, encoded by the exons ATGAAGTATCCTACACGTATTTGCTTCTGCTGGAGTATCCTGACTGTCGCGCTGATCCCCGTGTCTTTAGGGGAAATGTATACGTCGCTGCTTAACGTGAAGCAGGCGATCACCGTTGAGCGGAAGCTGATCGATTACTTGAAAACGTACATTGACCACGAGTTAGAGAGACTGGAGGACGTCAAACG CTTTTATGCCAAAGTGTCAGACCTGCACACTGAACTGTACAAAGGCCCGGCGACTGCGATGGCCAACCCACTGGTGGCTTTCACCCTGATCAAGCGGCTGCATTCAGAGTGGCTGAATGTAGTCTACAGCAACGAAGCCCAGGAGAACACACAAG CCCTCAGGTCCAGTTACGGGGAGGAAGAGGCGGATCTGCCCAAACTGGAAGACCTCCAGGGGGCCGCCAAGGGGCTGATGAGACTGCAGGATGTGTATGTTCTCCAGGTGGCCAGCCTCGTAAGGGGTCATTTCCAGAGAGTCACTGAAGGCCAGCCTATTGATATCTACCGGCCCAAGGTGTCTGTCCCGCTGTCGGGTGATGACTGCTTTATGGTCGGAAAG GTGGCCTACGAGCAGCAAGACTACTACCACTCAGTGCAGTGGTTGGAGGAGTCGGTGCGTCTATTCAGGGGCACAGGAGGCGAGTGGTTACCAGAGAATGCAGGCACTTTAGAGGATGCTCTGGATCACCTGGCCTTCTCTCATTTTAAA ACAGGAAACATCTCCTACGCTCTCAGTTTATCCCAGGAGTTACTGCATCATg ATCCAATGAATGGAAGGGTTTTGCAGAATGTTGAGAAATACGAGAAGCTGCTGGTGAGGAGTCCAACCTTATCAACTACAGACCATGGTCTAAAGAGACCCACCTCAGATTCTTTAAGGACCAGGGACACTTACGAGACTCTCTGCCAGACCCAAGGCTCTCAG CagcaaatgcattttaaaaacccCAGACTATTCTGCGACTTCTTCACCAACGGAAATCCTGGACTGCTACTGCTGCCTGTGAGACGTGAAGTGCTGAGCCTGCAGCCGTATGTGGTCCTGTACCACAACTTCATCACTGACACAGAGGCTGAGGACATCAAGACGACCGCTCAGCCAGGA TTGAGGCGATCTGTGGTGGCAGCTGGAGAGAAACAGGCAACAGCAGAGTATCGCATTAGCAAGAG TGCATGGCTGAAGAGCTCAGCACACTCCACTGTTGGGAAGCTGGACCAGAAGATCTCCCTGCTCACAGGTCTGAATGTGAAGCATCCATATGGCGAGTACCTCCAGGTTGTGAATTATGGGATTGGAGGCCACTATGAGCCGCACTTTGACCATGCTACA TCGCCTTCAAGTCCAGTGTTCAAGCTAAAAACGGGGAATCGATTGGCAACCTTCATGATATAT CTCAGCTCTGTAGAAGCAGGTGGGTCCACAGCCTTCATCTACGCCAACTTCAGTGTTCCAGTCGTGGAG aaagcTGCCATTTTCTGGTGGAATCTGCATAGAAATGGTCAAGGGAACGAAGACACGCTGCATGCTGGTTGCCCGGTGCTTATTGGGGACAAGTGGG TGGCAAACAAATGGATCCATGAGCATGGCCAAGAGTTCCATCACCGCTGCAGCCTGAATCCTGAGGAGTAA